The proteins below are encoded in one region of Sebastes fasciatus isolate fSebFas1 chromosome 16, fSebFas1.pri, whole genome shotgun sequence:
- the LOC141753358 gene encoding phosphatidylinositol-binding clathrin assembly protein-like isoform X5 has product MSGQSLTDRIAAAQHSMTGSAISKAVCKATTHEVSGPKKKHLDYLIHCTNELNVSIPHLADTLLERTASNSWIVVFKALITTHHLMMYGNERLMQYLASRNTLFNLNNFLDKAALQGYNMSTFIRRYSRYLNEKAMSYRLAAVDFTKMKRGADGVMRTMNTEKLIKTLPIIQNQLDALLDFQPNSNELTNGVINTAFMLLFKDSIRLFAAYNEGVINMLEKYFDMKKNQCKEALEIYKTFLNRMTKLSEFLKVAEAPSSLLEALEQHLASLEGRKLKDLSAASSTGISLSRMDDKTEDNRLQQHKEDGHKVIDIQTPNVSPSAQSVGSANSSGGATDLFSNSPIVPVSNHVPNLTSELFTLQPNYTPIQTTHTVPNNNNAWGGDLLKPAPPVQIHSPGVQLHSGKMLPNDLDSSLANLVGNLQFGGTQAKKPELQWSQLVEKKPTGGGWQSKTMCTSTNWTHTTHPMAPAPMPVPQMNGMIYTGYAPAPVAFPMTSPQVPVYGMCVLPTYHHPFSHLSSDQLPPQMSHQMGGVQMMPPQPVMYNQPVLRPTNPFGPMPGTQMHFM; this is encoded by the exons ATGTCGGGACAGTCTTTGACGGACCGGATCGCCGCCGCGCAGCACAGCATGACCGGCTCTGCCATCAGCAAAGCCGTCTGCAAGGCCACGACGCATGAAGTCAGCGGACCCAAGAAGAAACACCTTGACT ACCTGATCCACTGCACCAATGAGCTGAACGTCAGCATCCCCCACCTGGCAGACACACTGCTGGAGCGCACAGCCAGCAACAGCTGGATAGTGGTTTTCAAAGCGCTCATCACCACACACCACCTCATGATGTACGGCAACGAG AGATTGATGCAGTACCTTGCCTCCAGAAACACGCTCTTCAACCTCAACAACTTTCTAGATAAGGCTGCACTACAAG GGTATAACATGTCAACTTTCATCAGACGCTACAGCCGCTACCTGAATGAAAAAGCCATGTCTTACAGACTAGCAGCAGTGGACTTCACCAAGATGAAGAGAGG GGCCGACGGTGTGATGCGCACCATGAACACAGAAAAGCTGATTAAGACTCTGCCCATCATTCAGAACCAGCTGGATGCACTGCTGGATTTCCAG cCCAACTCCAACGAGCTAACCAATGGGGTGATCAACACAGCTTTCATGTTGCTGTTTAAAGACTCCATACGGTTGTTTGCTGCTTACAATGAAGGTGTCATCAACATGCTGG AGAAATACTTTGACATGAAGAAGAACCAGTGCAAAGAGGCTTTGGAGATCTACAAGACTTTCCTCAACAGGATGACCAAACTGTCCGAGTTTCTCAAAGTCGCAGAG GCTCCCAGCTCTCTCCTGGAGGCTCTGGAGCAGCACCTAGCCTCTCTGGAGGGCAGGAAGCTCAAGGACCTCTCCGCAGCCAGCAG CACTGGGATCTCTCTCAGCCGTATGGACGACAAGACAGAAGACAACAGACTGCAGCAACACAAG GAGGACGGTCATAAAGTGATCGACATCCAGACACCCAATGTGTCACCCAGCGCCCAGTCAGTGGGCAGTGCCAACAGCAGCGGAGGGGCCACAGATCTCTTCTCCAACTCACCGATCGTACCCGTCAGCAACCA TGTGCCAAACCTGACCAGTGAGCTGTTCACCCTGCAGCCTAACTACACCCCCATCCAGACCACACACACTGTGCCCAACAATAACAATGCCTGGGGAG GTGACCTGCTAAAGCCAGCACCACCCGTTCAAATTCACAGCCCTGGAGTCCAGTTGCACTCCGGGAAAATGCTGCCCAATGATTTGGACTCTTCATTAGCCAACCTCGTTGGTA ACCTGCAGTTTGGCGGGACGCAAGCTAAAAA GCCAGAGCTCCAGTGGAGTCAGCTGGTAGAGAAGAAGCCAACTGGTGGCGGTTGGCAGTCAAAGACCATGTGCACCAGCACCAACTGGACTCACACCACCCATCCCATGGCACCTGCACCCATGCCCGTCCCTCAGATG AATGGGATGATCTATACTGGCTAT GCTCCTGCACCAGTGGCTTTTCCTATGACGTCACCCCAAGTGCCTGTGTATGGAATG TGTGTGCTCCCCACCTATCACCATCCATTCTCCCATCTATCCTCTGACCAGCTCCCTCCTCAGATGAGTCATCAGATGGGGGGCGTTCAGATGATGCCCCCGCAGCCTGTCATGTACAACCAGCCTGTCCTGAGACCCACCAATCCCTTTGGACCCATGCCGGggacacag ATGCACTTCATGTAG
- the LOC141753358 gene encoding phosphatidylinositol-binding clathrin assembly protein-like isoform X2, translating to MSGQSLTDRIAAAQHSMTGSAISKAVCKATTHEVSGPKKKHLDYLIHCTNELNVSIPHLADTLLERTASNSWIVVFKALITTHHLMMYGNERLMQYLASRNTLFNLNNFLDKAALQGYNMSTFIRRYSRYLNEKAMSYRLAAVDFTKMKRGADGVMRTMNTEKLIKTLPIIQNQLDALLDFQPNSNELTNGVINTAFMLLFKDSIRLFAAYNEGVINMLEKYFDMKKNQCKEALEIYKTFLNRMTKLSEFLKVAERVGIDQGDSPDLTQAPSSLLEALEQHLASLEGRKLKDLSAASSTGISLSRMDDKTEDNRLQQHKEDGHKVIDIQTPNVSPSAQSVGSANSSGGATDLFSNSPIVPVSNHVPNLTSELFTLQPNYTPIQTTHTVPNNNNAWGGDLLKPAPPVQIHSPGVQLHSGKMLPNDLDSSLANLVGNLQFGGTQAKKPELQWSQLVEKKPTGGGWQSKTMCTSTNWTHTTHPMAPAPMPVPQMNGMIYTGYAPAPVAFPMTSPQVPVYGMCVLPTYHHPFSHLSSDQLPPQMSHQMGGVQMMPPQPVMYNQPVLRPTNPFGPMPGTQMHFM from the exons ATGTCGGGACAGTCTTTGACGGACCGGATCGCCGCCGCGCAGCACAGCATGACCGGCTCTGCCATCAGCAAAGCCGTCTGCAAGGCCACGACGCATGAAGTCAGCGGACCCAAGAAGAAACACCTTGACT ACCTGATCCACTGCACCAATGAGCTGAACGTCAGCATCCCCCACCTGGCAGACACACTGCTGGAGCGCACAGCCAGCAACAGCTGGATAGTGGTTTTCAAAGCGCTCATCACCACACACCACCTCATGATGTACGGCAACGAG AGATTGATGCAGTACCTTGCCTCCAGAAACACGCTCTTCAACCTCAACAACTTTCTAGATAAGGCTGCACTACAAG GGTATAACATGTCAACTTTCATCAGACGCTACAGCCGCTACCTGAATGAAAAAGCCATGTCTTACAGACTAGCAGCAGTGGACTTCACCAAGATGAAGAGAGG GGCCGACGGTGTGATGCGCACCATGAACACAGAAAAGCTGATTAAGACTCTGCCCATCATTCAGAACCAGCTGGATGCACTGCTGGATTTCCAG cCCAACTCCAACGAGCTAACCAATGGGGTGATCAACACAGCTTTCATGTTGCTGTTTAAAGACTCCATACGGTTGTTTGCTGCTTACAATGAAGGTGTCATCAACATGCTGG AGAAATACTTTGACATGAAGAAGAACCAGTGCAAAGAGGCTTTGGAGATCTACAAGACTTTCCTCAACAGGATGACCAAACTGTCCGAGTTTCTCAAAGTCGCAGAG CGAGTTGGGATAGATCAGGGCGACAGCCCCGATCTCACACAG GCTCCCAGCTCTCTCCTGGAGGCTCTGGAGCAGCACCTAGCCTCTCTGGAGGGCAGGAAGCTCAAGGACCTCTCCGCAGCCAGCAG CACTGGGATCTCTCTCAGCCGTATGGACGACAAGACAGAAGACAACAGACTGCAGCAACACAAG GAGGACGGTCATAAAGTGATCGACATCCAGACACCCAATGTGTCACCCAGCGCCCAGTCAGTGGGCAGTGCCAACAGCAGCGGAGGGGCCACAGATCTCTTCTCCAACTCACCGATCGTACCCGTCAGCAACCA TGTGCCAAACCTGACCAGTGAGCTGTTCACCCTGCAGCCTAACTACACCCCCATCCAGACCACACACACTGTGCCCAACAATAACAATGCCTGGGGAG GTGACCTGCTAAAGCCAGCACCACCCGTTCAAATTCACAGCCCTGGAGTCCAGTTGCACTCCGGGAAAATGCTGCCCAATGATTTGGACTCTTCATTAGCCAACCTCGTTGGTA ACCTGCAGTTTGGCGGGACGCAAGCTAAAAA GCCAGAGCTCCAGTGGAGTCAGCTGGTAGAGAAGAAGCCAACTGGTGGCGGTTGGCAGTCAAAGACCATGTGCACCAGCACCAACTGGACTCACACCACCCATCCCATGGCACCTGCACCCATGCCCGTCCCTCAGATG AATGGGATGATCTATACTGGCTAT GCTCCTGCACCAGTGGCTTTTCCTATGACGTCACCCCAAGTGCCTGTGTATGGAATG TGTGTGCTCCCCACCTATCACCATCCATTCTCCCATCTATCCTCTGACCAGCTCCCTCCTCAGATGAGTCATCAGATGGGGGGCGTTCAGATGATGCCCCCGCAGCCTGTCATGTACAACCAGCCTGTCCTGAGACCCACCAATCCCTTTGGACCCATGCCGGggacacag ATGCACTTCATGTAG
- the LOC141753358 gene encoding phosphatidylinositol-binding clathrin assembly protein-like isoform X1: MSGQSLTDRIAAAQHSMTGSAISKAVCKATTHEVSGPKKKHLDYLIHCTNELNVSIPHLADTLLERTASNSWIVVFKALITTHHLMMYGNERLMQYLASRNTLFNLNNFLDKAALQGYNMSTFIRRYSRYLNEKAMSYRLAAVDFTKMKRGADGVMRTMNTEKLIKTLPIIQNQLDALLDFQPNSNELTNGVINTAFMLLFKDSIRLFAAYNEGVINMLEKYFDMKKNQCKEALEIYKTFLNRMTKLSEFLKVAERVGIDQGDSPDLTQAPSSLLEALEQHLASLEGRKLKDLSAASRSSTLSSAVSSLSSTGISLSRMDDKTEDNRLQQHKEDGHKVIDIQTPNVSPSAQSVGSANSSGGATDLFSNSPIVPVSNHVPNLTSELFTLQPNYTPIQTTHTVPNNNNAWGGDLLKPAPPVQIHSPGVQLHSGKMLPNDLDSSLANLVGNLQFGGTQAKKPELQWSQLVEKKPTGGGWQSKTMCTSTNWTHTTHPMAPAPMPVPQMNGMIYTGYAPAPVAFPMTSPQVPVYGMCVLPTYHHPFSHLSSDQLPPQMSHQMGGVQMMPPQPVMYNQPVLRPTNPFGPMPGTQMHFM, from the exons ATGTCGGGACAGTCTTTGACGGACCGGATCGCCGCCGCGCAGCACAGCATGACCGGCTCTGCCATCAGCAAAGCCGTCTGCAAGGCCACGACGCATGAAGTCAGCGGACCCAAGAAGAAACACCTTGACT ACCTGATCCACTGCACCAATGAGCTGAACGTCAGCATCCCCCACCTGGCAGACACACTGCTGGAGCGCACAGCCAGCAACAGCTGGATAGTGGTTTTCAAAGCGCTCATCACCACACACCACCTCATGATGTACGGCAACGAG AGATTGATGCAGTACCTTGCCTCCAGAAACACGCTCTTCAACCTCAACAACTTTCTAGATAAGGCTGCACTACAAG GGTATAACATGTCAACTTTCATCAGACGCTACAGCCGCTACCTGAATGAAAAAGCCATGTCTTACAGACTAGCAGCAGTGGACTTCACCAAGATGAAGAGAGG GGCCGACGGTGTGATGCGCACCATGAACACAGAAAAGCTGATTAAGACTCTGCCCATCATTCAGAACCAGCTGGATGCACTGCTGGATTTCCAG cCCAACTCCAACGAGCTAACCAATGGGGTGATCAACACAGCTTTCATGTTGCTGTTTAAAGACTCCATACGGTTGTTTGCTGCTTACAATGAAGGTGTCATCAACATGCTGG AGAAATACTTTGACATGAAGAAGAACCAGTGCAAAGAGGCTTTGGAGATCTACAAGACTTTCCTCAACAGGATGACCAAACTGTCCGAGTTTCTCAAAGTCGCAGAG CGAGTTGGGATAGATCAGGGCGACAGCCCCGATCTCACACAG GCTCCCAGCTCTCTCCTGGAGGCTCTGGAGCAGCACCTAGCCTCTCTGGAGGGCAGGAAGCTCAAGGACCTCTCCGCAGCCAGCAG ATCCAGCACCTTGTCCAGTGCAGTGTCCTCTCTCTCCAGCACTGGGATCTCTCTCAGCCGTATGGACGACAAGACAGAAGACAACAGACTGCAGCAACACAAG GAGGACGGTCATAAAGTGATCGACATCCAGACACCCAATGTGTCACCCAGCGCCCAGTCAGTGGGCAGTGCCAACAGCAGCGGAGGGGCCACAGATCTCTTCTCCAACTCACCGATCGTACCCGTCAGCAACCA TGTGCCAAACCTGACCAGTGAGCTGTTCACCCTGCAGCCTAACTACACCCCCATCCAGACCACACACACTGTGCCCAACAATAACAATGCCTGGGGAG GTGACCTGCTAAAGCCAGCACCACCCGTTCAAATTCACAGCCCTGGAGTCCAGTTGCACTCCGGGAAAATGCTGCCCAATGATTTGGACTCTTCATTAGCCAACCTCGTTGGTA ACCTGCAGTTTGGCGGGACGCAAGCTAAAAA GCCAGAGCTCCAGTGGAGTCAGCTGGTAGAGAAGAAGCCAACTGGTGGCGGTTGGCAGTCAAAGACCATGTGCACCAGCACCAACTGGACTCACACCACCCATCCCATGGCACCTGCACCCATGCCCGTCCCTCAGATG AATGGGATGATCTATACTGGCTAT GCTCCTGCACCAGTGGCTTTTCCTATGACGTCACCCCAAGTGCCTGTGTATGGAATG TGTGTGCTCCCCACCTATCACCATCCATTCTCCCATCTATCCTCTGACCAGCTCCCTCCTCAGATGAGTCATCAGATGGGGGGCGTTCAGATGATGCCCCCGCAGCCTGTCATGTACAACCAGCCTGTCCTGAGACCCACCAATCCCTTTGGACCCATGCCGGggacacag ATGCACTTCATGTAG
- the LOC141753358 gene encoding phosphatidylinositol-binding clathrin assembly protein-like isoform X3, whose translation MSGQSLTDRIAAAQHSMTGSAISKAVCKATTHEVSGPKKKHLDYLIHCTNELNVSIPHLADTLLERTASNSWIVVFKALITTHHLMMYGNERLMQYLASRNTLFNLNNFLDKAALQGYNMSTFIRRYSRYLNEKAMSYRLAAVDFTKMKRGADGVMRTMNTEKLIKTLPIIQNQLDALLDFQPNSNELTNGVINTAFMLLFKDSIRLFAAYNEGVINMLEKYFDMKKNQCKEALEIYKTFLNRMTKLSEFLKVAEAPSSLLEALEQHLASLEGRKLKDLSAASRSSTLSSAVSSLSSTGISLSRMDDKTEDNRLQQHKEDGHKVIDIQTPNVSPSAQSVGSANSSGGATDLFSNSPIVPVSNHVPNLTSELFTLQPNYTPIQTTHTVPNNNNAWGGDLLKPAPPVQIHSPGVQLHSGKMLPNDLDSSLANLVGNLQFGGTQAKKPELQWSQLVEKKPTGGGWQSKTMCTSTNWTHTTHPMAPAPMPVPQMNGMIYTGYAPAPVAFPMTSPQVPVYGMCVLPTYHHPFSHLSSDQLPPQMSHQMGGVQMMPPQPVMYNQPVLRPTNPFGPMPGTQMHFM comes from the exons ATGTCGGGACAGTCTTTGACGGACCGGATCGCCGCCGCGCAGCACAGCATGACCGGCTCTGCCATCAGCAAAGCCGTCTGCAAGGCCACGACGCATGAAGTCAGCGGACCCAAGAAGAAACACCTTGACT ACCTGATCCACTGCACCAATGAGCTGAACGTCAGCATCCCCCACCTGGCAGACACACTGCTGGAGCGCACAGCCAGCAACAGCTGGATAGTGGTTTTCAAAGCGCTCATCACCACACACCACCTCATGATGTACGGCAACGAG AGATTGATGCAGTACCTTGCCTCCAGAAACACGCTCTTCAACCTCAACAACTTTCTAGATAAGGCTGCACTACAAG GGTATAACATGTCAACTTTCATCAGACGCTACAGCCGCTACCTGAATGAAAAAGCCATGTCTTACAGACTAGCAGCAGTGGACTTCACCAAGATGAAGAGAGG GGCCGACGGTGTGATGCGCACCATGAACACAGAAAAGCTGATTAAGACTCTGCCCATCATTCAGAACCAGCTGGATGCACTGCTGGATTTCCAG cCCAACTCCAACGAGCTAACCAATGGGGTGATCAACACAGCTTTCATGTTGCTGTTTAAAGACTCCATACGGTTGTTTGCTGCTTACAATGAAGGTGTCATCAACATGCTGG AGAAATACTTTGACATGAAGAAGAACCAGTGCAAAGAGGCTTTGGAGATCTACAAGACTTTCCTCAACAGGATGACCAAACTGTCCGAGTTTCTCAAAGTCGCAGAG GCTCCCAGCTCTCTCCTGGAGGCTCTGGAGCAGCACCTAGCCTCTCTGGAGGGCAGGAAGCTCAAGGACCTCTCCGCAGCCAGCAG ATCCAGCACCTTGTCCAGTGCAGTGTCCTCTCTCTCCAGCACTGGGATCTCTCTCAGCCGTATGGACGACAAGACAGAAGACAACAGACTGCAGCAACACAAG GAGGACGGTCATAAAGTGATCGACATCCAGACACCCAATGTGTCACCCAGCGCCCAGTCAGTGGGCAGTGCCAACAGCAGCGGAGGGGCCACAGATCTCTTCTCCAACTCACCGATCGTACCCGTCAGCAACCA TGTGCCAAACCTGACCAGTGAGCTGTTCACCCTGCAGCCTAACTACACCCCCATCCAGACCACACACACTGTGCCCAACAATAACAATGCCTGGGGAG GTGACCTGCTAAAGCCAGCACCACCCGTTCAAATTCACAGCCCTGGAGTCCAGTTGCACTCCGGGAAAATGCTGCCCAATGATTTGGACTCTTCATTAGCCAACCTCGTTGGTA ACCTGCAGTTTGGCGGGACGCAAGCTAAAAA GCCAGAGCTCCAGTGGAGTCAGCTGGTAGAGAAGAAGCCAACTGGTGGCGGTTGGCAGTCAAAGACCATGTGCACCAGCACCAACTGGACTCACACCACCCATCCCATGGCACCTGCACCCATGCCCGTCCCTCAGATG AATGGGATGATCTATACTGGCTAT GCTCCTGCACCAGTGGCTTTTCCTATGACGTCACCCCAAGTGCCTGTGTATGGAATG TGTGTGCTCCCCACCTATCACCATCCATTCTCCCATCTATCCTCTGACCAGCTCCCTCCTCAGATGAGTCATCAGATGGGGGGCGTTCAGATGATGCCCCCGCAGCCTGTCATGTACAACCAGCCTGTCCTGAGACCCACCAATCCCTTTGGACCCATGCCGGggacacag ATGCACTTCATGTAG
- the LOC141753358 gene encoding phosphatidylinositol-binding clathrin assembly protein-like isoform X4 produces MSGQSLTDRIAAAQHSMTGSAISKAVCKATTHEVSGPKKKHLDYLIHCTNELNVSIPHLADTLLERTASNSWIVVFKALITTHHLMMYGNERLMQYLASRNTLFNLNNFLDKAALQGYNMSTFIRRYSRYLNEKAMSYRLAAVDFTKMKRGADGVMRTMNTEKLIKTLPIIQNQLDALLDFQPNSNELTNGVINTAFMLLFKDSIRLFAAYNEGVINMLEKYFDMKKNQCKEALEIYKTFLNRMTKLSEFLKVAERVGIDQGDSPDLTQAPSSLLEALEQHLASLEGRKLKDLSAASRSSTLSSAVSSLSSTGISLSRMDDKTEDNRLQQHKEDGHKVIDIQTPNVSPSAQSVGSANSSGGATDLFSNSPIVPVSNHVPNLTSELFTLQPNYTPIQTTHTVPNNNNAWGGDLLKPAPPVQIHSPGVQLHSGKMLPNDLDSSLANLVGNLQFGGTQAKKPELQWSQLVEKKPTGGGWQSKTMCTSTNWTHTTHPMAPAPMPVPQMNGMIYTGYAPAPVAFPMTSPQVPVYGMLPPQMSHQMGGVQMMPPQPVMYNQPVLRPTNPFGPMPGTQMHFM; encoded by the exons ATGTCGGGACAGTCTTTGACGGACCGGATCGCCGCCGCGCAGCACAGCATGACCGGCTCTGCCATCAGCAAAGCCGTCTGCAAGGCCACGACGCATGAAGTCAGCGGACCCAAGAAGAAACACCTTGACT ACCTGATCCACTGCACCAATGAGCTGAACGTCAGCATCCCCCACCTGGCAGACACACTGCTGGAGCGCACAGCCAGCAACAGCTGGATAGTGGTTTTCAAAGCGCTCATCACCACACACCACCTCATGATGTACGGCAACGAG AGATTGATGCAGTACCTTGCCTCCAGAAACACGCTCTTCAACCTCAACAACTTTCTAGATAAGGCTGCACTACAAG GGTATAACATGTCAACTTTCATCAGACGCTACAGCCGCTACCTGAATGAAAAAGCCATGTCTTACAGACTAGCAGCAGTGGACTTCACCAAGATGAAGAGAGG GGCCGACGGTGTGATGCGCACCATGAACACAGAAAAGCTGATTAAGACTCTGCCCATCATTCAGAACCAGCTGGATGCACTGCTGGATTTCCAG cCCAACTCCAACGAGCTAACCAATGGGGTGATCAACACAGCTTTCATGTTGCTGTTTAAAGACTCCATACGGTTGTTTGCTGCTTACAATGAAGGTGTCATCAACATGCTGG AGAAATACTTTGACATGAAGAAGAACCAGTGCAAAGAGGCTTTGGAGATCTACAAGACTTTCCTCAACAGGATGACCAAACTGTCCGAGTTTCTCAAAGTCGCAGAG CGAGTTGGGATAGATCAGGGCGACAGCCCCGATCTCACACAG GCTCCCAGCTCTCTCCTGGAGGCTCTGGAGCAGCACCTAGCCTCTCTGGAGGGCAGGAAGCTCAAGGACCTCTCCGCAGCCAGCAG ATCCAGCACCTTGTCCAGTGCAGTGTCCTCTCTCTCCAGCACTGGGATCTCTCTCAGCCGTATGGACGACAAGACAGAAGACAACAGACTGCAGCAACACAAG GAGGACGGTCATAAAGTGATCGACATCCAGACACCCAATGTGTCACCCAGCGCCCAGTCAGTGGGCAGTGCCAACAGCAGCGGAGGGGCCACAGATCTCTTCTCCAACTCACCGATCGTACCCGTCAGCAACCA TGTGCCAAACCTGACCAGTGAGCTGTTCACCCTGCAGCCTAACTACACCCCCATCCAGACCACACACACTGTGCCCAACAATAACAATGCCTGGGGAG GTGACCTGCTAAAGCCAGCACCACCCGTTCAAATTCACAGCCCTGGAGTCCAGTTGCACTCCGGGAAAATGCTGCCCAATGATTTGGACTCTTCATTAGCCAACCTCGTTGGTA ACCTGCAGTTTGGCGGGACGCAAGCTAAAAA GCCAGAGCTCCAGTGGAGTCAGCTGGTAGAGAAGAAGCCAACTGGTGGCGGTTGGCAGTCAAAGACCATGTGCACCAGCACCAACTGGACTCACACCACCCATCCCATGGCACCTGCACCCATGCCCGTCCCTCAGATG AATGGGATGATCTATACTGGCTAT GCTCCTGCACCAGTGGCTTTTCCTATGACGTCACCCCAAGTGCCTGTGTATGGAATG CTCCCTCCTCAGATGAGTCATCAGATGGGGGGCGTTCAGATGATGCCCCCGCAGCCTGTCATGTACAACCAGCCTGTCCTGAGACCCACCAATCCCTTTGGACCCATGCCGGggacacag ATGCACTTCATGTAG
- the rbm14a gene encoding LOW QUALITY PROTEIN: RNA-binding protein 14a (The sequence of the model RefSeq protein was modified relative to this genomic sequence to represent the inferred CDS: inserted 1 base in 1 codon), with protein sequence MAAASIAAPQETGTGCEXFKIQLQDRVGCLVDTEMSGDNVKLFVGNLPLDATHDELTKLFAPYGEINTCSLLRQYAFVTLKGDGAADRAIRHLDGKEYRGRPLVVEESRARPPNSTKVFVGNLAATCSADDLHGLFSTFGRVLDCDKVKARLCSNVGYAFVHMERKEEALVAIEGLNGTMYKGRQLAVELSKAQPLINQLAMSGNSNQGGGVGGGREGLLPRPPPSLEHHQSQAAVLAAAAAAAAGLPIQVQQSVHNSFYNTTSFDPTYAALKGITSAKGADGVIYGALASQVYGSVADQVYQDMANHNSAVVTAVEEVEPSGGPDPTTLFEAARAKFFQEGQKVLAEQQAGRKAASADSERDRSPIRGNRAPLLPDPVPGSFAQIRPKRRALLPTPPGAPEEPPTAATTTPEGSDPVARSYTEYYQQMHQYQQYQQYQQQYQYLQYAYTNPPPPPPPPPAATTQAQANTPAPPGTYSAPPTYAAPAGYPPPGTYDASGGYNASSGSYNASSGNYDASSGSYDASGGYGAPGAYDSSGAYAAAGSYSTSTPYEQTPAHGQPMPQRHDYPYNTPEPPYR encoded by the exons ATGGCGGCTGCCAGCATAGCGGCACCACAAGAAACCGGAACCGGATGTG GTTTTAAAATACAGCTCCAGGACCGCGTTGG ATGCCTGGTTGATACAGAGATGAGCGGTGACAACGTGAAGTTGTTTGTGGGGAACCTTCCTTTAGACGCAACACACGACGAGCTGACCAAGCTCTTTGCTCCATATGGAGAGATCAACACCTGCTCTTTGCTCAGACAGTATGCCTTCGTTACCCTGAAGGGAGACGGGGCAGCAGACAG GGCCATACGACATCTTGATGGCAAAGAGTACAGAGGCAGGCCCCTGGTGGTCGAGGAGTCACGTGCACGCCCACCCAACTCCACTAAAGTGTTTGTGGGGAACCTTGCCGCGACGTGTTCGGCAGATGACCTGCACGGGCTGTTCTCAACCTTCGGAAGAGTTTTAGACTGTGATAAAGTCAAAG CCAGACTATGCTCAAATGTTGGCTATGCGTTTGTGCAtatggagaggaaggaggaggccCTGGTAGCTATTGAAGGACTCAACGGGACCATGTACAAGGGCCGTCAGTTGGCCGTAGAGCTGTCCAAAGCCCAACCTTTGATCAACCAGCTTGCAATGTCCGGAAATTCAAACCAAGGCGGTGGTGTAGGAG GTGGCAGGGAGGGTCTTCTTCCACGACCACCTCCATCATTAGAGCACCATCAGAGTCAAGCAGCCGTGctagcagcagctgcagcagccgcGGCTGGGCTACCCATACAA GTTCAACAAAGTGTCCATAACTCATTCTACAACACCACATCCTTTGACCCCACCTACGCTGCTTTGAAGGGCATTACAAGCGCTAAAGGTGCAGATGGGGTGATATACGGTGCTCTCGCCAGCCAGGTGTATGGATCCGTTGCTGACCAGGTGTACCAAGACATGGCCAATCACAATTCTGCGGTGGTCACCGCCGTTGAAGAAGTAGAGCCATCGGGTGGCCCAGATCCAACGACGCTTTTCGAGGCAGCAAGAGCCAAGTTCTTTCAGGAGGGACAGAAG GTTCTGGCAGAGCAGCAGGCAGGGAGGAAAGCAGCGTCTGCAGACAGCGAGCGCGACCGCAGCCCAATCAGAGGAAACCGAGCCCCCCTCCTCCCCGACCCCGTTCCGGGTTCCTTCGCTCAGATACGACCTAAGCGGCGTGCCCTACTGCCAACGCCACCCGGAGCACCTGAGGAGCCCCCAACTGCCGCCACCACCACTCCTGAAGGGTCAGATCCCGTTGCTAG GTCTTACACAGAGTACTACCAGCAAATGCATCAATACCAACAGTATCAACAGTACCAGCAACAGTACCAGTACCTCCAGTATGCCTACACCaatcctcctccccctccgccGCCGCCTCCAGCGGCCACCACACAGGCCCAGGCCAACACCCCTGCACCCCCCGGGACGTACTCGGCGCCCCCAACGTATGCGGCACCGGCAGGCTACCCACCGCCAGGAACATATGACGCTTCGGGTGGTTACAACGCCTCATCGGGGAGCTACAATGCTTCATCCGGGAACTACGATGCCTCGTCAGGGAGCTATGACGCATCTGGAGGCTATGGGGCACCGGGAGCATATGATTCATCCGGAGCTTACGCTGCAGCGGGAAGCTACTCCACATCCACACCGTATGAGCAGACACCCGCACACGGGCAACCCATGCCCCAGCGCCATGATTACCCTTACAACACGCCAGAACCCCCTTATCGATAG